In a single window of the Chaetodon trifascialis isolate fChaTrf1 chromosome 19, fChaTrf1.hap1, whole genome shotgun sequence genome:
- the slc5a6a gene encoding solute carrier family 5 member 6a, whose product MGEVVQMHFTTVDYVIFALLLVASAGIGLFYAFSGGRQRTTQEFLMADRSMSCLPVSLSLLATFQSAVAILGAPSEVYTFGTQYWFLGCSYFLGLLIPAHVFIPVFYRLRLTSAYEYLELRFNKTVRICGTVTFIFQMIIYMGVVLYAPALALNAVTGFDLWGAVLTMGLVCILYTTLGGLKAVMWTDVFQTVVMFAGQLAVIVVGASQAGGIAEVWRIAVNGSRIAGLDLNPDPLERHTFWTLGVGGIFLMLALYGVNQAQVQRYLSSRTEKEAIMSCYVVFPCQQIVLSLGCLMGLVMFARYGEDSPLDKGYVQTNDQMVLYFVMDVFQDLPGLAGLFVACLFSGALSTISSAFNSLATVTMEDLIKPHFPNMSEGRATLLSKGLALAYGLVCLAMAYIASLMGSVLQAAFSIFGMVGGPLLGLFCLGMFFPWANPIGAVVGLVAGLVMAFWIGIGSFVMRMPGPTPMPPLNSTALPLFDNMTTTVMTTLATTAAATAKPRPTGLDALYSLSYVWYSAHNSATVVVVGLIVSLLTGPMKEKELTPGTLFPVMGMLLFFLPERYKEKLCCVTPLAQKPKLTNAQPYRMGQKDSNGAAYCKEDSVTEDKETESDRAQTEEEDLETRTVLPSSQLSDHTVQETAL is encoded by the exons ATGGGGGAGGTTGTCCAAATGCACTTCACCACGGTGGACTACGTCatctttgctctgctgctggtggcctCAGCTGGCATCGGCCTCTTTTATGCCTTCTCTGGCGGCCGCCAGCGCACAACACAG GAGTTCCTGATGGCTGACCGCTCCATGAGCTGCctgcctgtgtctctgtccctgcTGGCCACTTTCCAGTCAGCTGTGGCCATCCTGGGTGCTCCGTCTGAGGTGTACACCTTTGGGACTCAGTACTGGTTCTTGGGATGCTCCTACTTCTTGGGCCTTCTCATCCCAGCTCATGTGTTCATACCGGTCTTCTACAGACTACGGCTGACCAGTGCCTATGAG TATCTGGAGCTGCGCTTTAACAAGACGGTTCGCATATGTGGGACTGTGACCTTCATCTTTCAGATG aTCATTTACATGGGGGTGGTCCTGTATGCTCCAGCCTTGGCACTCAATGCAG TGACAGGATTTGACCTGTGGGGGGCAGTGCTGACCATGGGATTAGTGTGCATTTTATATACGACTCTG GGGGGTCTGAAGGCCGTGATGTGGACCGATGTGTTCCAGACGGTGGTGATGTTTGCAGGCCAGCTGGCGGTCATCGTGGTGGGCGCCAGTCAGGCGGGGGGCATAGCAGAGGTTTGGAGGATAGCAGTCAACGGTAGCCGAATTGCCGGACTAGA CCTGAACCCCGACCCTCTGGAGCGCCACACCTTCTGGACTCTGGGTGTGGGGGGAATCTTCCTGATGTTGGCTCTGTATGGGGTCAACCAGGCCCAGGTCCAGAGATACCTCAGTTCACGCACTGAGAAAGAGGCCATCAT GTCCTGCTACGTGGTGTTCCCATGCCAGCAGATTGTCCTGAGCTTAGGTTGTCTGATGGGTCTCGTCATGTTTGCTCGCTATGGAGAGGATAGCCCTCTGGACAAGGGCTACGTCCAAACTAATGACCAG atggTGTTGTACTTTGTGATGGATGTGTTCCAGGATCTGCCTGGGCTCGCAGGGCTGTTTGTGGCCTGTCTCTTTAGTGGAGCTCTCAG caccaTCTCATCAGCCTTTAACTCCCTAGCAACAGTAACCATGGAGGACCTGATTAAACCTCATTTTCCAAACATGTCTGAAGGTAGAGCCACACTGTTGTCAAAGGGACTTG CTTTGGCCTATGGCCTGGTGTGTCTGGCTATGGCCTACATCGCCTCTCTAATGGGATCTGTGCTGCAG GCAGCCTTCAGCATCTTTGGGATGGTGGGAGGTCCTCTGCTGGGCCTCTTCTGTCTGGGAATGTTCTTTCCTTGGGCAAATCCAATA GGTGCAGTGGTCGGGTTAGTCGCAGGCCTCGTCATGGCCTTCTGGATTGGCATTGGCAGCTTTGTGATGCGCATGCCTGGTCCCACCCCAATGCCACCACTCAACAGCACTGCTCTGCCCCTGTTTGACAACATGACCACCACTGTCATGACTACACTGgccaccaccgccgccgccacAGCCAAGCCGAG GCCGACGGGGCTGGATGCACTCTACTCGTTGTCCTACGTGTGGTACAGTGCTCACAACTCAGCcactgtggtggtggtgggtctGATCGTCAGCCTGCTCACAG GACCTAtgaaggagaaggagctgaCCCCCGGCACATTGTTTCCTGTCATGGGCATGCTGCTCTTCTTTCTGCCCGAGCGCTACAAAGAGAAGCTCTGCTGCGTCACTCCTCTGGCTCAGAAG CCCAAACTAACCAACGCGCAGCCTTATCGGATGGGCCAGAAAGACAGCAACGGAGCAGCTTACTGCAAAGAGGACtcagtcacagaggacaaagagacagagagtgacagagcacaaacagaggaggaggacctggAAACGAGGACTGTTCTGCCCTCGTCCCAGCTGTCGGATCACACGGTTCAGGAGACGGCCTTGTGA